CTCCTACTACCTTGGATGGCAGATGAAAACGACAACATGTGTTTCGTCTATGTCTCCCGCATACAAATTCTTCAACTTACAAgaccacaaccacaaccacaacccCAACTCCAGACGACCAGACATCATGGGAAAAAATTGGAACCCCCCCAGGGGTGTGTGATGTcgctccttgtcgatgtcaatGTGGGGTGTAACACTAGACTGGGGTTTATCGGGAACGACAGAGATTAGGGTGTGTCTTGTCACTCGATTAGATGGGATAATGGCAACGCGATTGCCTATCGAGTGAGCTTTTTTCTGACTCCCGTCCTTTATCTCTGAACACGGAAGACAAGGTACTTTGCCTTTGTCGCATGTTTGTGTGCCGTGCCGTGCGTGCTAAGCTGAGCTCATGtagtacctactaaggtaacacactacctacctaatgTATCCCGTCCTGGCATCGGTCTTGTATCGGATGCGGACGCGGACCTCGATGCCATGACGGAAAGAGTGATGGAGCGAGCCAAGCGACCATCTCTTGCCATTCTTTTGCAGTCCTCGATAACCATATAAACCTCGCCCTCCCGTCGCCTTTCAAGACGCTTTCCCTCCCTCCTTATCTCACCTCCCATTGACACGTCTCGAAAAGTGTATCGAACCTCTTCGCAATCTTGCTCCTAGAAGGAATCTATTTATCAATCACCACTCTCGACACACACATCCCAAATGCAGCTGAACACCATGTCTCACCTTCCCCAAGAGCCCGAGTTCGAGCAGGCTTATGGCGGTAGGTAACCCATTTATGTACATTAATGAGAACATAAACCCTAACTTGCAATCTCTAGAGCTCGCCTCTGCCCTCGAGAACAGCTCCCTCTTCAACGAGCACCCCGAGTATCGTACTGCCCTTGCTGTGGCCGCCATCCCTGAGCGTGTCATTCAGTTCCGTGTCGTCTGGAACGACGACAAGGGTAACCTCCAGGTCAACCGCGGTTACCGCGTCCAGTTCAACGGTGCCCTTGGCCCCTACAAGGGCGGTCTTCGATTCCACCCCAGCGTCAACCTGTCCattctcaagttccttggtTTCGAGCAAATCTTCAAGAATGCCCTGACTGGCCGTAAGTGACCTCATCGCCGCGCTTGTCTGGTCCCTGCATATTGCGGGGCGATGGAATTGGCACAAGTGAATGAACCAGACTCGCTAACATTGTTCTAGTCAACATGGGTGGTGGCAAGGGTGGTGCCGACTTCGACCCCAAGGGCAAGTCAGATGCCGAGATTCGACGATTTTGCCAGGCTTTCATGACTGAGCTGTCCAAGCACATTGGTGCTGAGACTGATGTCCCTGCTGGTGACATCGGTGTCGGTGGCCGAGAGATCGGTTACCTCTTTGGCGCCTACCGCAAGCTTCGCAACCGTTGGGAGGGTGTCCTCACTGGAAAGGGTCTTTCATGGGGTGGTAGCTTGATCCGACCTGAGGCTACTGGTTACGGTCTCGTCTACTATGTTGAGTACATGCTCAAGCACGCCAACCGTGGCACCTTCGAGGGCAAGCGTGTTGCTCTGTCCGGCTCCGGAAATGTCGCCCAGTACGCTgctctcaagatcatcgagcTCGGTGGCTCCGTTGTCTCTCTTTCCGACTCCAAGGGTGCTCTCGTCGCCAAGGAGGGTTCTTCCTTCACACCCGAGCAAATTCACAACATTGCtgccctcaagatcaagcacCAAGCCCTGACCACTTTCGAGCACGATGGGCAGTTCACATGGATTGAAGGTGCCCGTCCTTGGGTCCATGTTGGCAAGGTCGACATTGCCCTCCCCAGTGCTACTCAGAACGAGGTCAGCAAGGAGGAGGCCCAGGCTCTTGTTGACGCTGGcgccttcatcgtcgctgaGGGTTCCAACATGGGCTGCACTGCTGAGGCTATTGATGTCTTCGAGGCCCACCGCAAGGAGAAGGGTGCTGATGCTCTCTGGTACGCCCCTGGCAAGGCCTCCAACTGTGGTGGTGTCGCTGTTTCCGGCCTTGAGATGGCTCAGAACAGCCAGCGTATCCAGTGgaccgagaaggaggttgatgaccGCCTCAAGGCCATTATGAAGGACGCCTTTGTCGCCGGTCTCGAGACTGCTCAGAAGTAcgttgaggccaaggagggTGAGCTTCCCAGCTTGATTGCTGGTAGCAACATCGccggcttcatcaaggttgctgaggcCATGCACGACCAGGGTGACTGGTTCTAAATGGACAGTTAAGGATGGCTGGAGCGAGATAAGAGACCTATCAGAGAGACCGCAATACCCGAGCTGGGCTCACATCAAGGGTCtctgatcttctcaccatGATTATCTCGCCCAGAGTCGACCTATTTCTGCACGAAAAGGAGTTTCATTCTTGGCTACTATCAGGGCATGCATACTGTTGGGCGTTGGCGGGGTTTCAAGAAGGGGATTACTTTTGTTTTTCTTCACGATAGACGTGGGCCTGGATCTTATATAGCTTTTTTCACCTTTTTCCTTTTactttttctccttttcagcCCGATAGAATGAGGAATGAAACAAAATGCTTTGATTCAAAGTTTATGAGAGCGCTGTGATATATGTTTGGTTAACTTGATTGCATGTACCTCAGAAGAGTATAAGCTTGATCGTTTCAA
This region of Fusarium verticillioides 7600 chromosome 3, whole genome shotgun sequence genomic DNA includes:
- a CDS encoding NADP-specific glutamate dehydrogenase translates to MQLNTMSHLPQEPEFEQAYGELASALENSSLFNEHPEYRTALAVAAIPERVIQFRVVWNDDKGNLQVNRGYRVQFNGALGPYKGGLRFHPSVNLSILKFLGFEQIFKNALTGLNMGGGKGGADFDPKGKSDAEIRRFCQAFMTELSKHIGAETDVPAGDIGVGGREIGYLFGAYRKLRNRWEGVLTGKGLSWGGSLIRPEATGYGLVYYVEYMLKHANRGTFEGKRVALSGSGNVAQYAALKIIELGGSVVSLSDSKGALVAKEGSSFTPEQIHNIAALKIKHQALTTFEHDGQFTWIEGARPWVHVGKVDIALPSATQNEVSKEEAQALVDAGAFIVAEGSNMGCTAEAIDVFEAHRKEKGADALWYAPGKASNCGGVAVSGLEMAQNSQRIQWTEKEVDDRLKAIMKDAFVAGLETAQKYVEAKEGELPSLIAGSNIAGFIKVAEAMHDQGDWF